The genomic stretch GGGTAAGCAAAATTCTCATTCTAAACTTTAAGAAATATGACGTTAATGAGTAACTTCTTCTAACAATTAAAGCAAATTAGAGGACAGTTAAGAGTACATTATAAGTAGTAAGATCCTCACATGATAAAATTCTCTCAACTCTTAAGTGTTTAGGTTATATGTTTATACTCAAAACACATCATGAAAGTTAatactaccataagcttgaaatGACTCTAATATCCACActtgaaatacatgcacacaaagattAAAATGACTTAATTCGGGTTGTAACATGACCAATGTAAGGGTGAAATAAATCAtaaggggtactaggctaaacTTTAAAGAGATAAAATAGAATTGAAAGAAACTACGAGAGTTTAACCAAACAAAATTTCATTCACTTTTAAACAAGAGCGATAACCCATtttttctcttctcttttctctttttcttttattttcttttatctTTTTCCCCAAAAAGAATAGTAATATGAATTTTCttccttcttttcttttctttttctatattttttttttcaattttttttcatttttcctGCCAACTTTTGTAATATCACATCCCAAATATACTAATtcaactccaaacaagactccTTCACCCCTTTAAATAGGATAATAATATTTCTTTTCACTTTAGACTTGTAATGAGTTATAAACAAAAAATAGGATAAATAGGCTCAAAGGGGCTTCAAACAAGGGATGTTAATTTCAGGGTTGACTTTTTGGCTAAGTGgctaaaataaaataaaataaagaaataaattACATTTATCATATCcgtgtgcacaagtaaacaaaAAGTTTCAACAAGAGTCAAGTCAAGTTCTAGAATAACTAACAAACATGAGTGAAATCACAcaagaaaagaagaaagaaatgaatttttgtatgttatccattATAAGACTCAAAATCTCACAAAGAACATTCATCAACCATATATGATctacaatttagagtttagtcatACTTATCATACTAAGAATGTAAAGAAAATCACTACATCACACCACGAGTCTTTAGTCAAGAGAACAAAGAAATTACTCATACTTGCAACTCCAAAAACTAATGAAAAAGCATGcattttattaaatattttttttatgaaaacaaatcaacaaatgtaaatgaagaaaacaaaacaacaaaagTAAATATCATCTTTCCCCAATACTTAAAACACATATTGTCCTTAATGAAAGAAACAAGTACCTGATATAATGTATAATGTATATTTATTAAATGGTTATGCATGAAATGAGTCTCTGGTATCATGAAAAACTAGTTATGCAGGAAAGTAACAGACCATGAATGAATCCATGTTTGGATgaaaaaatgaattaaaaatcaGTAAGATAAGAGAGCATTAATGAGTCCCTAAGAGCATGAAAAAATAATTGAAAAGTCAGCAAAATATTGGACCATGGAATCTTTGTTTAAGAAAAATGTTCAAATTAGTGATAGTGTTGGGAACAAAGTTTTTTCAAAGCATGTTTAAACTGATGTTGGAAAGAAGCTGTCGAATGGAAGATGAATTATCTAGAACTTAATAAAATAAGAGAGTATTGATGAGTCCCTGAATGCATGAAAAAATAATTGAAAAGTCAGCAAAATAAGAAACCCTAAAATATTTGTTTAAGTTGATGTTTCAAAGCATGTTTAAACTGATGTTGGCAAAGAGCAGTCAAATGGAAAATGAATTATTTAGAAATGCCTATTTGAGTTTGTGATGCCTTTGCATTTGTAGGATATTATGGAAGCACAATAGAATAGTAGAATGTTGTATCAGTTTGTAATGTAATATCAGAACTTGCTTTGAGTTATGTTGGTCACAAATGTGTTTATAGAAGAATAAGGAATGATATGCCATGCATCATGAGATCATATAAAAATGAAGTGTTATGTATCATATAACATATGACAATTGAAACATAACCATAACATGTAAGGCTATTTTGAGGTATCATTAGCATAATGTTGAAAGTATTGTAAAATCATAATCATAGATAGAGTCATAACATTACAAACAACAAACATGATTTCCATAAAAGTGGACATTACATTACAAAATAACATGTTAATAAATAGGGTTTGCAAAAGACAACATCTAGAGTAGGTTATGAAGGTTGCACTTCAAGAGTCATCAAAAGATAAGTGGTAGTTTGATCAAAATCCCTACACAAAAGAAGGTGAACTTCCAAAAAAATTATAATGCATATCATGAGTTAGTAGCGTAATGTCATCGTGTCGCCATCACTCGGTTTTGGTATGCTTTTCACTCTTGGTGGAAGATTTCTTGGGTGAAAAGAAATCAAAACATCCTACCTCTTCCACATAATCATCGTGTGTCAACCTCTTAGATAATGTATTGTTAAAGTTAGCATCGGGGTTCCAGTTTTGGGCAGCATAAGAGGTTTTCTGAAATTGGAAATGAGCATGGTATTAAAGACCTAGTTGTTGCTATTAAAGTAACCACATGAATCGAAAAACACTTATAGTGGGATTAGAAGATTGAGTAAGTGTGTAATTATCAACAAAGTGTTGGTTGGAAGCAATTTATTTTTCCTTAATGGTTGGAGAGTTGTTGGTAATGTTTGTCGTTTGCTAAAAGGAGTCACATGTGGTAGGGTTAATATTCATTGCAAGTAGTAAATGATTATAAAATAGATATTGAAACTAAGTATCTGATTAATAATGTCAAAAAACTTACCAGAGTAGGAACCATGGCATCCGTAACCATTCATATGACTTCTCAGTCCTGAGTAAGCTTAACAACAGACACTTGGTTATAGGTTGGTTGGTAATTATCGATCCCGAGTAAGCTTAACAACAGACACCTGACACCATGCCATTTATAATTGATGAAATTCATGTTCTTGTAATATGGTAAATGTTACAACATATACCAAAAGTAATTAACATATTAGAACTATTTAAAGGATGATGTTGTACAAATAGTAATCAACATGTTGGATGTATTTAAAGCAAGAATATAATAGTAAAACATGTATAAATATAACAAGAATACTGTAATAAAAGTTGAAATTAAATTATGATACAACATTTGAATATATGATTTATGTAACATGAAAATGTAAAGTATGTTCAAAGCAAGTTAATATTTAATAGTACAAATGATGGTGTAAGAATGATTTCTGTTTGAAGAAATTATTCTGTATTGAAGGAAGAATATATTTTCGTATAGAAAAGATTCAGCAAGATAAGTCTCAGTTTGAATAATTTATATTAATCTATTATGTCAATGAAGATTATAAAAGTTGTAAAAATATTATAAAGGTGGGGGATAACTTCTGAACATATTTCCAATATTTGATGTTTCATAATATCAAAATGACATTTTCATGTGGATATTCTATGCTTTAAAAGAATGAGTTTTAAAGTATGACTTTTAAAAGTATGAAGGAAGACTCCGTTTGTATAAGTGTTGGTAAGATACATAAAGAAAAAATAGAACTTAACAAATATATTTGAAACAATataaagaacaaaaataaaaatcTATTTTCAAGACTAAAATTCACAGAAAAACAAATCCATTTCAAACACTTAAGAATAAAATAGAAGTTGTTAACACTATAAAACACTTAATAAATATAAACAACAATCCATTTCATGTCTATACAACACATAAAAGAATGTATTCATTTCAAAATCAATCAATTTAAAAGACTATAAAACACATAAAAAAACAAATACTTTTGGAAAGATAGGAGAGGAAGCTAAAAAAATATATTGCTTTCAAGGTTATGTGAAAAAACATTTGAGAAGAAGATGGACATTTAATAAAGTGATCAAAGAAAAGTAGTATGAAAAAGCAGAATGACGAACCCCATATAACCGAAAAATGCAGAAGATGAACATGATGAAAGCCATGAGACATATTATATAAATCGTGAGGCATATTATATAAATCAAGAAGAAATAGACAAGGAAGTTAAAGATGAAAGTTGTGAAACATTAAATGAAGGCGATAAATTAATGAATTTGATCTCCCTGAAATGATTGATAAATTAATGGCAAGAAAGTCATTTATACATATTAAATGTAAACGACTATTACCTTCTCATCTTGTATGATCAACTAGAAATATTGTTGTCCACTTTTCTCCTTAACAACCCAAAGGTCAACAAATATAATATGCATTTTCCaaacttgatttgctttgatcaacTCCTTGATGAGAATAGGGTCTTTGACATTATTGGGAACAAAGATTGTGGAAAGCAAAAAAAATCAGCGTCCATTGTAGAAAGAAAAAGGTGGTTGTTATGCTTGAAACAAAAACGAAGAAAATGTTATATAGAACTTTGGGTCATAATCAATCTTACTTAAAATCTTACTTAAATGACAAACATGAACGAGAAACATCAACAAATAAAATGTTATTACAATACCATTTGATAAAATCATACTTAAATGGCAAATACAAACAATGTAGACGCGAGAAAAACATAGTGAACCGAGAAAATCATAGTTAACAAAGCAAATGAAAAACATGTTTAAGGTCTAACTTGGTTTTAATAGAGATTTAATCATTTATCATAAACATAAACATAGTATGTGCACAAACATGAACAAATCCTTCAACTAACATGCAATGAACAAACTATTTGACATTTTCACTGAATACTTCGAAAAGCATAGTGAACCGGTTCAGTTGGGTGAGAATCATGAATAAATGATGCATATGTGTTTTGCAACAAAACAAAGCATCCAACTTTTTCACCGATTTATTAAAACATTGGCGAGAAACATGAATGAATCCGATATTGAAAAAAAACCAAGAATGATGTTTTAAGAAATTGATGAACACCAAAACACAATGTTTCAACTCGATAATGGAAATATATTTTTTACCTCTTTTTCTTTAACAATATTTTGTATAGAAGAAACAAGCAATATTTCATAAATGAACAATGATTTTTGAAGAGAAACACAAATAATAGAAGAAAGGAGATGAGCAAGAACCTTGGAATGAATGGGGTTTGATGAGATGAGTTTGAAGCTTCCCGAAGTGAGGTtggagagaaagagagagagagagagagagagagagagagagagagtttgaAGTGGAGTGACATTGGAAAGAAATGGAGAGAGGGTGTGAAGAATGAGTGTATTTTGGCGGGAAAGTATTTTTGTTAAAATGACCATTAATAAACTTACACGTGTAACATTTTTTAGTGTAGAAGTGATATAATTGGTATATTTGTTGGTTACAAACTAATCCTTTGAGTAGTATAAATATCCTGAAGATGAAGGACAATTAAGGGAATTAATGACAATCCAATTTTAATGGATTGACAATCCAACCTTCTTGGATAGAATAGGGTGTCATTGCCTCACACCAAGTAACCAGAGATGCTTAGTAAAGTATTTAAGTGATTTAATTATTTACTTGATAGTAATGTTTTAGAAACCGAATAGATCTGGTTGGTTCAACCGATTGGACCAGGAACTAGAGTTGAATTCGGTCCAGTCAATATTTAAAACTGCTAGTGGATCAAAATCAGAGTAAAAAAAACGGATTAAACTGTTCAAAACTGTTCAAACCAAAGAACCGGAGTCTATTTTGTAAAACTGGCCGGTtaaaaaaatacattaaattggccatttattttcaaatttttatATGAAAACTTTAATATATTAATATCAAAACTTACAACATTCACCATTTATAAAAAATAGTAGTTTATTTTTTCTACAAACCATACAAACTTCTAAATTCTATCGGTTCGATATAGTTTTTCTTTCAATTATACTCCATTATCACAAGCAGTCTCTTTCAAACATGGTCATGTTGTCCAACTTAATATTGACTATCATTCAACTTAATATTTTATCCAGTTATGATTTGTTTGTTGTCGTTCAACTCACATTTGTTTATTGTTGTTCAATTAAGTATATTGTATTGTTTATTTTTGATAATTCtatcatatttaatttaaatattcttaactatttgaattttattttagatattatattttattattttatttttgatttgaattagtttaatttattttattgaatttttttaatttgttCAAATTGTTCTTAAATGAAGATTGAAATTAAATGTACATCTATGTTGTTAGGTTATATGTATTATTAATATTGTTCTACTATGTTTATaatgaatttttaaaatatatattttattaaGTTATGAATATATAATTTTGTATAACATATTTATGGAgtttaattttatattattaatttatgtaATAAATATTCAACAGTAAGTTTGGCTGGTCGAACCAAACAAATTTTAAATCAAATTTTTTACTTGTTCGATCTCTTAGTTTGGTTCTTAAATCAGTAACCTTTCTAAGTGATAAAATTCCTCAACTATTAGGATTTCACATGTCTAAGGAGAAAAAAAGGAAAGCAATATACCCTATAAATAAAAACTTCTTGACTTTGTTGGTGAGTTTGAAGGAGAAAATGgttctttttttttaaaattttaacACAACTCTCataatttagaaaataaaaaattatattgaGAAAGTATTTTTGATAATTTTGAAAAGATTAAAAAAGGGAACATTCTAATATCCTTAAATAATAATTGGATACCGATATATTCCTCCAATCAAATAATGTTactttttaaaattgttttattttaaaataaattacaatttttaattaatttttacTATATATACATTTATTCAAGCAAAAATTCATTTATGGATACCAAATAATTTACCTTAAATAAATTCTCTAAATATAATCCAGATTATTATAATAATctaaattttaaaaatatattaataataaaaaattgtTTATCAATTTAAACAAAAATCTTCTTTTAAAAATGATTaaacatttatttatttttcactAATAATTTTTTTCTCAACCTTCCTACATCTCCAAACTCCTAAATAAAATACATGAAAAATTGTCGGATCATAATAAAATAATGATTACTTCCTATATTCATTCCTTTTTGAATATCACTTTTAATTGTCACTTGAAAAATTCAAAAGTAATATTAATTACATTTTTATCAAAATTACTCTTATATGATTATTacatgaaaaaataaaattaatgtAATAActaaatataataaataattaaaagCATTATAGATAAAAGATGAATTATTATTCAAAAACAAAATAGCAATAATGATTGGTTTTTTAATATGTATATGGGAGTATTTAAGTAGATCTTGAATTTCTTCATCAAATTATTGAGTAGGAGGAATTTCAACAATAATCAGTTCTGAAAATTGTTACAAAATAACGTTTCTAATCTTATTCTTCTCTCACAGGGAAAGAATAGGTTCTAAAATTAATGTAAACCaattattaatatttatgaatttccaacttatttaaaaaaaatgtgTAGTGTGTTTATAGTTTTTAATAACAAAATGCTGTTTAGATCCTAATTTTATTATGTAACCATTCTCAGAAAGTTACAATAAAAATTCCTGCTGCAACACATTCAATTCTGAAAAATAAGGGAAACTGTCTAGATCCATAACCATTTTCTTTTGGATATTATTGTGTTCATATATATTTACAGAAATTCCATTATTTCACAACAGAAACACATACCATACTCATCATAAAATTTCAAATTCCCTACTTAGGATATCTACCACAATAATATTAAATCTCTAGTCAAAAGGATCAATTCGAGGATCATGTTCACTTGCCATGGCCATTCCAGTGCAAAGACATGTTGGACACATGACCTGCAATCAGAATTCAGTATGCCAATTTCAACATTTTTCTCAACCATAGAGGGTATTATAGTAAATTGCAAATTATGAAGTCAGTACTTTTAAATGACCAACCTTGCCAGATCCGGAGCAGTTTGAACATCTCTCGGTTTTCGGTGGTGATAGAGGCTGATCTGCACCATTGAAGGTGGATACCGGTTCAATCAGAACAAGTGCACCCGTGCTTGAACAGCGAGCGCATGCAAGATATCCTAAAACGGAAAAAACATAACAGGAATGTCAACGTTCTTGCAATTGCTTCAACATATGAAGTTTTAAAATCTTCAAGTATTTCGCAGTATTTCCAATCGTAGTTTCAATTCCATTGTTCAGATATTCGACTTGTAAAATGCAGATCTCAGATGAGTTTTAGAAATATTACCAGTACCAAGACAGTACTTGCATCTTTTCTGCTCCTGTTGTTTTACATTGTTTATCTCAACAACCATCAATGCAGAGATTACTCCAACCGCTCCACCTGAGAATGATGCCACAATAGGATCAACCTGACTAGAATATCCAACAGAGTTTAGTTAATATCGACAAGTTAGAAAAGAATTACGTAAATAGGCGACAAAATTAGGAAATGGACGCTACCTCAACTGCATAGGCAGATGCACGTTTTGAATAAAATCGGCATAAGATGTGCCTCCTATTCCAAGCTTAAGCTCCAACTGAGAAATGAGTTGAATATGAGACCAGTTGGAATGAACGCgttgaaaaataaatgaaaacacAAAACTAGGTGTTCGTAAATCTTACACTCGGAGCAAGAAGGCCACCAAAGAGAATGATCCCACCGATAAGAGAAAAACAAGTTGCATAATACTGCTTGAGGTTCGCTGAAGTCTGCAGATAACACATGTAGTTGATTATTACCGTTTTCAAAACCAAACCCTCTAAACTAAAAGTAAATTCTTAATTGAATGAGTTGGTGCTGCAGTTTGGAACAAACTACATGAAACATACCAAAGGAGGCAAGAATGGAATGAATGATGGGAAGTTCGGAAGTTCATTCTCTTGCTCTTCTTGCAAAATTCCAAGTTCAGCATTTTTAATCCTCTGTTGTATTCTAAGCCTACGAACCTGCAAAACGAAGATTTACATTGTCGATAAGCAAAGGATACCCCAAAGAGTCAAATGCTTAAATGGTACTAATTTGAATTTCCAAAGCATTCTTCGTATTAAACTTGGAAAGTCAACGAAAAAAGAGATAAACATAATATTAATACAATACAATTTCTTATCCAAAGAAGATCGATGCAATTCTCACACACTAAGCCGACGATTGTTTGTGGAATACTATTATTACCAAAATCTAAAGCATAACTGTAAGACTTGACAAGAAAAATGGATTGCCTCAAGCTTCATTACATATTTCACATTATCAATTTCATTATAAGTATAAATGCAGTATATTATAAATTTAGAGTGAGTTTGAAAAAGCATTTTTCATCTTTTTGAACTCATCATTTGACATATAAGCACTTAAATGTTCTGAAGAGCTTATGAATTCCACATGCCGGTGAGAATCTAACTATGAATTCCACATTTCGGTGTATTGTTAATGACATACCATATTGATATTAATATTATAGTTCTACAATGTCGGCATATTGTTAAGCATATCAAATATGTATCTTAACCAGAGGTCTTGATTCGAATCTAGCATATCAAGTTTTATTGTACATTGTGATTCTCCAGAGTTTAAGAGATTAGTCTATAAAGTTGCGTAGTTGCGAATCCATCCGCACCGGCTGACAGTAAGAGATCTATTTCAACTTAATCGGAGGTTTTAGATTCGAATCTAAAATTTCAAGTTTTGCGGTACAATGTGGTCCTCCCAGAGGAATTAGTATCTGTAGTTGCGCAGACGATAACAGATTTTAAAAAAAGTAGTTACTTGAAGAAGAAAATTGTACCTCTTCCATATGTAAGAAAATCTTATTCCTTCGACTTCGAATATTATCCTGAATTTCTTGAAGTTCCATTTTAGCAAAATCTTGTACAGTTTCAGGTCCTTCTATAATGCAGAACCTGCGTTTAAAACAATAAAAAGACGATACAACACGTGAAAATAGGAGGGGTGCATTTCTTAAAAGGAGGAGGTGTAAATAGAAGAATTAGAAAACTCACCCAGTAGCAGCAGCGTTTTTATCGGTGGTGTCAGAATCAATAGACGATGCAAAAGACGAAGAGTCCGATTCAAGTGCCATGAAACGCCACCTCGTATTGAAACTGAAACCGTTGTTGTTGTTTAGATTAAGGAATCTTTTGTTGTTGATTCTGTAACTGGAATCATAGAGTTGAAGACATTTTGTGGACCCACCAACTACACCCAAACACAACATCATGTTCTTTTTCGACTCTCAACTTCAATTTAGGATTGGAAAAAACATGAAAGTGGATCGGAAattgaggtggtggttgttgttgtgaGCTTTGAGAATGGAGTTGTTGAAAATAATATGAATATAAATATGTATTATTGGAAATGGTATTTTTAGTGGAGTTGAGACGGTTGCCTCACTTTTGATTCCACCGCTAAATACAAGTCTCACTAAAAAACAAGAAAATGTGATGGATGATGATATAATAATGAGACAGTGACAAATATTGTGGTTGGATAGATGGATGGCTCACACATTTGTGCCCCCTTCTTTTTGAATAAATATATCCATATGGGGATATAGACGTTTTGTTTAATGGAAGTTAGAAATAGAGAGAATATTTTCTTAACAAGTAaacatttttttaataaataataaaagtTTAATATATTGCATATTTTGAATGTgtagaaataaaaaaaatattgtttGTATTGAATGAACATAGAGAAAAATTATAGATTCTTTCAAAGAAAATTAATAAGTTCTATTATCATGGACTTTAGGTTGGTTAAAATAATATATACTTATTATTTTGTCGTGGAACATAAAATATGTAGTATGTTGATGATGATTGTCAAATAAAGATTTCTAACACGGTGGTAGATGTTTTTGATGAATGAAAAGGGAGATATTTGCAAGATTATCATTTTAATGTTCAAGTCAGCAAAATGAGAGAGATGATAGTGGCGAGTGAACGAATAAATTGTACATTACTGTGACGAGTGATAATGCTTATATATGGATGTTAATTAGAACCATCACTCGTAGATAGGGTGCGAGATGCAGGATGCCGTTGGATGAATACCAACAGTTGAGTGAGAGTTGTGTCATGCTTCAGCGCAGAACTTCCATATGAGCGTACACCTGTTCTTTAATTGAGTAACCTTATGATTGGATTAGGCATGTGTATTAAGTCAGTTTATTGGGTTGTTGGCCAGTCCGAAACAGTTTCCTCTCAATCCTTATTATCAGATATGAAGCAAGGATTGTTAATGTAAAAGTCTTAGGCCGACTCTTGGGTGAGTTTTGTTATGGGAGCGTAAACTTGTTGGACGAGTACTCCGGGGAGAGGAAAAGTTATGTTGAGAAGTTGAGTGGGAGTTGGTGCCATCAGGAGTACACATTAAATACATATCATGTCACTAAAACGATACTTTGGGGAAGGCTTCCACATGGACACATGCACCTAGAGCAGGAAGACAACACACTTAAGGTACTCAAGTTTACTGAGTGCCATTATGGAATTGAGTCTCAT from Lathyrus oleraceus cultivar Zhongwan6 chromosome 7, CAAS_Psat_ZW6_1.0, whole genome shotgun sequence encodes the following:
- the LOC127101585 gene encoding protein ORANGE, chloroplastic yields the protein MMLCLGVVGGSTKCLQLYDSSYRINNKRFLNLNNNNGFSFNTRWRFMALESDSSSFASSIDSDTTDKNAAATGFCIIEGPETVQDFAKMELQEIQDNIRSRRNKIFLHMEEVRRLRIQQRIKNAELGILQEEQENELPNFPSFIPFLPPLTSANLKQYYATCFSLIGGIILFGGLLAPSLELKLGIGGTSYADFIQNVHLPMQLSQVDPIVASFSGGAVGVISALMVVEINNVKQQEQKRCKYCLGTGYLACARCSSTGALVLIEPVSTFNGADQPLSPPKTERCSNCSGSGKVMCPTCLCTGMAMASEHDPRIDPFD